One part of the Acidobacteriota bacterium genome encodes these proteins:
- a CDS encoding FtsQ-type POTRA domain-containing protein → MTVTAPGDRRFRRAQLAPSRRRRSRLRQVVTVARHALVGATVIGSVYLSAQAALASSTFTVQRVIVRGNAQLSTGEVIALVGGLQGQHMLRADLEAWRDRVMASPWVSEATLRRVLPSTVEIDVVERLPLAIGRLGGRLYLLDAEGTIIDEYGPQYAEFDLPIVDGLDEGAGAATPPDPAKVGLVARVLESLSDDQRLVDRLSQLDVADPRNAVVMLDGDPALLQLGDTAFAERLRAYLEIEPALRERVPEIDYVDLRFDARVYVRPTPGTVPARGATAPAVAR, encoded by the coding sequence GTGACCGTGACGGCTCCAGGCGACCGCCGGTTCCGTCGCGCGCAGCTCGCGCCGTCGAGGCGGCGCCGGTCGCGCCTCCGCCAGGTCGTCACCGTCGCTCGGCACGCGCTCGTCGGGGCGACCGTCATCGGGAGCGTCTACCTGTCGGCCCAGGCCGCGCTGGCGTCGTCGACCTTCACGGTGCAGCGGGTGATCGTGCGGGGGAACGCGCAGCTGTCCACGGGCGAGGTGATCGCGCTCGTGGGCGGGCTCCAGGGCCAGCACATGCTGCGGGCCGACCTCGAGGCGTGGCGCGATCGCGTGATGGCCTCGCCCTGGGTGAGCGAGGCCACCCTGCGGCGCGTGCTGCCGTCGACGGTGGAGATCGATGTCGTCGAGCGCCTGCCGCTGGCGATCGGCCGGCTCGGCGGCCGCCTCTACCTGCTCGACGCGGAGGGCACGATCATCGACGAGTACGGGCCCCAGTACGCGGAGTTCGACCTGCCCATCGTCGACGGACTCGACGAGGGTGCCGGCGCGGCGACGCCGCCCGACCCGGCGAAGGTCGGCCTCGTCGCGCGCGTGCTCGAGTCGTTGTCCGACGACCAGCGCCTGGTCGATCGGCTGTCGCAGCTCGACGTGGCCGACCCCCGGAACGCCGTCGTGATGCTCGACGGCGACCCGGCCCTGCTGCAGCTCGGCGACACGGCGTTCGCCGAGCGGCTGCGCGCGTATCTCGAGATCGAACCGGCGCTGCGCGAGCGGGTGCCGGAGATCGACTACGTCGACCTGCGATTCGACGCGCGGGTCTACGTGCGACCGACGCCCGGCACCGTGCCGGCGCGCGGCGCGACGGCGCCGGCGGTGGCGCGATGA